In Nodosilinea sp. PGN35, the genomic stretch TAGGGTGATGTAGATCAGGTTGCCCCGCACCCTGCGCCCCTGGCTCCAGCCCGTCTGCATCAGGGCATAGCGATTCTGAGTATCGTCGAAAACGGTATCGAGTCGAATTTGCCCGTGAGATGGGGTCAATCGGGCATATTCGCTGATTACCTGTTTCACCTTTTCCCTCAGAGTGGCGGTATCCATTGTTTCACCTCAGTAGTCTCGACATCCACAACCAACAGATTGAGCGGCAAATCTTGCAGCACCAGTTCCCCGATCGGCTCTCGAAATAGCTCGTCATACACGGTATCGGTTACTGCCAGATACAACCGTCGCTCTGGATCGACCCGCGCCAATAGAAGCTGATACAGCATATATTGACCAATGGCTTGCTCTAGCTCGGCAATGGGCGATTTGCCCCGCAGTTCTTTAATTTCGATGGCGATCCGATAGTTGCCCCGCTCGGCTCCAATAAACCGTCCAGTTATTCCCAAGTCTACAAATAGAAACCGCTCGCCGTAGGAGATCACATAGGGATCGTCGGTAATCGTCCACCCTGCATGAATCAAGGCAGCTTTTACCCGATCATGAATGGCATCTCTGGACGGCATGGCAGTTTAACGAATTGCTGGATGATGGATCTCATAGCCCAAAATGCTTTTTCAAAAAGTCTTGAGCATCGGCGATCGCGCCCTTTTCTGCATTGCGGGTCAAGTTTAGCGTTGTGGCAATGTCTTCGGAGGAAGCCGCCAGGAATGCCTCGACGGTTTTATAGGTTTTACTGATTTTTTCAGCAAGGGGGCGATCGCACTGGTTGTTACGCACGAGTACGTTGGCAGATAGGAACGTTTTTGTTGCTGAATGTTTGAGTGAGTCTAAATCTGGGCGACGTTCCAATTCGCTGCGGAGTTGCTGGGCAAGTGTTTCAATATCTGGCTTCTCCAGATCCCATTGGGAATAGGGGTGATAAAGATTTCCCTGGAGATCAGCGGCAATTTCCTCCTGGGCATCTTCTCGACACAGATAAATCAACGGACGACCTTTGTAATGTCCCATTGCCCCAATTTCCAAGAACACATTGGGGTTCTTATCACTAATATCCGCCAGGTAACAATGACTGCGGGCAATATGCGCCTCTACATTGGCGGAAATGGTCAGTCCCAAGAGTTTGCTATCGGCACGAATGACTTCCCACCCATAGGGTTTGTCTTCCAGCACCATCTTTAAGGCTTCCAGCAAGGGCTTAAACTTGTCATCAAACGGCATGGCGACAAAACAGCTAATATGCTCTGTCTGACTGTCGTTTTGAGCGGCGACCTGTGCCCGTAGTTCCTGATCCTTATCGTCGATCTGGAGCCTGAGCTTGGTAATCTGCCCTTCCAGCTTTTGAGCGCGATCTGTTTGAGTAATCATGCGATCGATCACCCGGCTAAAGCTTTTGAAGATGACCTCTGCATTGCCAGCCGTCAAAACTTGATTGATCAACATGATGGAGTTGTTGTAGATCGCCATGCAAGCATCGATCTTGTCTTCTGATGGCGGCATTTTGGCAAGTTGCTGCACGGTGGGATTATCCGCATTTAAGTACAGCGTCACCGGAACCGATCGCTCTCCCTGCAATACATCCTTCACCAGCTTCCGCACCTCTTCGGGGATCATGACGTTATCCCCCGCCTGCTGAAGTTTTTGCCGATTCTTGGCCGCCGCCGATAATACACTCAATGCTGGAATTGACTCTGGTTTAAATCGCACTGCTTTGGCAACACTGCGGCGATCGGGCATTCCCCGGGTAAATTCCTGCTCCAGTTGGCGAAACTCCTTATGTTCTTCTGGATTGAGCGCTTCAAAAATAACATTTGACTCGCCAATGTTGAGTTGCCGCAGCTTAATTTCAGGATGCAGCCTGCCATACCGCTCTAAAAAGTCATCCTCAAACACCTGGCTGGCATCCACTACCAGCAATTTTCGTGCATCACACAACATATAGAACTGAGTGGCACTGCCGCGCTCATCAAAGTAGAGCAGATCAGTTTCGGATTGTCCCTGGCTTTTTGCTGCCTCAAAATAGGTGCTGAGGCTCATCGGTCCCTGGTTCGTTTCAAACGGAATCAAATCGGCAACCGCCCGGAAGAAGTTATCATCCCGCAGTGCCATCCCTTTCATGTGGTAATGGTGCCAGTCGCAAAGTTGTTGAAATCGGGTGGGGTCATCCTTGGAAAGCTGTGTCAGGTGTCTGATTACCTCGTGCCCCAGTTGTTCTTTAATCTCCTTCTGAATTGCATCCTGCTGCACTGCATCCCGCGAAGCTGTCAAAGTCAGTGCTGGAGAGTCAATAATGCCCCGCACGAACTTTGCCCAGGAGGGCAACATCTCCCGATTTGCCTCCATGACAAACATGCGGGACTGGTAGATGTCTACAAAGCCACTGGTGTTTATATCGGGAATGCGGTTATCTGACACATACAGCACCCCATCCACCTTGTATGGCTTGCTCAGATGAATCGGAATCGTAGACAGTGGATTGTCAGGAAACCGCCTTGCCACAAACATCGCCATTTCTAGCACTTCATCTTTCGGATTGTTATAGTGCTTATGCCAGGGTGCGTTCACAGCATTGGCAGGTGCTTCGTCATCGTTTAGATAAATGCTGACGGGCAAAAAGTCGGCATACTTGCGGATCGCCTTGCGGAGTTCCTCTAGCAGCAACATATCCCGATAGTTATCATTGATGAAGAGGGTAACGGTAGACCCCGGATCTTGGCGCTCTCCAGGGATGAGGTCGTAGGTCTTCTCACCACTACTTTCCCAATGCCACGGCGAGTGATTGGCTTGCCAAGAGAGGGTTTCTACCACTACGCGATCGGCCACAATAAAGGCCGATAGCAAGCCAATGCCAAACTGCCCAATCACCGTCACATCCGCCTGCCGCCCCTTCTGCACCAAGTTGCGCCGAAAGGCATCCGTACCGCTGCGCCCGATAGTAGAGAGGTAATCTTTCACCTCCTGCTCCGTCATCCCTGCGCCATTGTCGGTAAAGCTAATCGTCCCTGCTTCCCGATCCACCTTCACCCGGATCACCCCCTCCGGTGCCCCTACCCCCTGTAGCTCCCGCCTGCGCTTCACCGAGTCATGGGCGTTTTGCAGCATCTCCCGCACAAACACATCCGCTTCGGCGTACAGGTTTTTCGCCAGCAGTTTGATCAACCCCTGCAAGTCAATCTGAAACTCACTTGAGGCGGGGGCGCTGTTAGCGGGTTGGGGGGCTTGGCCGGATTGAGCAGAGTTCCTGGGCATAGGGGCAAGAAAATAGCTGGTTTTCTAGGCAAAACGCTTCTCTATATAGTCTGCCCAAGATTCCCCCAAAACCTTTGAGGTTCCAATTAATCCAGCAACCTGCTAGCCACGCTACATCTAGCGCCTGCAGAGCCTAAATGATTTTATTCAACACAATCCCTAGAAAAATCGCCAGAATAATACTCATATACTGCTTTTGGAGTTCCAACCATGGCTAGATGTGTTTTCTTCAGCTTCCACTACCAACGCGATATTTTCCGAGTTAACACCGTTCGTAACCACTTCTTGACCAAGGGTGGCTACAGTATCTCTGGCTATCAGGATCGCTCTCTTTGGGAGAAAGCCAAGACTAGTAACCCTCTAGCCTTGAAGCGCATGATCAATAGGGCATTGGAGGGCACTACTGTCACCGTTGTTCTGATTGGAGCCGAAACCGCCGATCGCCCGTGGGTAAAGTACGAGATTGAGAAAAGCTTGGAGCGTGGGAACGGTCTGCTCGGAATCTACATCTACAATATTCGACACGCTGTGACTAAGCAGACTGACTTCAAGGGCAAGAACCCTTTCGATCGCTATGCGATTGCACAGCCAAGTCCTTCTTTGCACACGGTCGACGTTCAAAGGATGGCGTCCAACCTCTATCCCACCTATGATTGGGTTCTTGATAGGGGATACAATAATTTCAGTATGTGGGTAGAGAAGGCAGCAAAGGCGGCAGGCAAATGAATAGTCCTAACCAAGTGCCCCAGATGGCAAGTAGCCTTGCTCCTGAATCGAGTGCTGTGCAGAGCTACTTAAGTATTTTACAAGACATCATTTCCCGAATGGCGGGCAATAGTGCGAACTGTAAAACCTGGTGTATCACTTTAGTATCAGGAATTCTTGTTGTCATTGCGGATAAAACCAGTTCTGAGTATGCCTGGATCGCTCTAATTCCCGTCATTTTGTTCTTTTTCTTAGATGCCTACTATTTAGGACAGGAACGGGCTTTTCGTGCCACTTACAACGATTTCGTGCGGCGGATGCATACTGGCTCAGCAACGAGTGCCGACCTATTTTTGGTAGCGCCTTTAAAGGGTTTTAATGTTGTTTCCTGCACTCTTCAGGCAACGTTGTCATTTGCTATCTACCCATTTTATCTAACTCTGGTTGGCATGATTGGTATCGCCCGCTTCCTCATTCTTTGATTACTGCTTGCCGCAGGGCATTCAAAACTTGATGTCACCTGAAAGCTCAAGTCCACGTCGTCCCTGCTGCGATCGTGCTAACTCTGTACAACGGAAAACTTCATTCTTCATCTCCAGGTTGTTGTCCCAATAGCTACGGACATCCACCTCATTCCTGTTCACAGTCCTCAATACTCATCCAACTGGTAGAGCCATCTTCCCAATGCTCCTTCTTCCTGGAAGTCCTAACAGCGCTGGGATGGAAGAAGCCCAGCGATCGCCGCGCTGAGTAGATGGGCGACGGCGTCGAACGCGGATCACCTCTGAAATTGAGCGGGCGGAATACGCCAGAATCCATAGCCTGGCCTACGATCTGATCTGGGGCACTCACTATCGGAAAAATGGGCAACACTGGCAGGTAAACCCCGTTGAGTTTGAGGCTATAGTCTTCCTCCCCCCTGAGCAACGGCCCTATATTGAGTTGCCCAGCTGATTGGCCCGCCGCCAGATCGCCTCGTGCTGTAGTTGGCTGATCGCCGCATGGTAGGTCTTAGCGTGCACCGCCACACTATGACCCATCCACCGGGCAGCAATACTATCAGGAACCCCCATCACCGCTGACCTAATCGCCCATGCCTGGCGAAGGGCATAGGGGCGATGGGGAATTTTTCTGTCTTTGGAACCGCACAGGTTTGCGCCTACCCTTTCACCCAACTGTTGGTTGTCCCTACCCTCAAAGCGAATCTTTGGGAATACAACATCGGTCAGATTGAACTGCGATCGCCACCTGTCCGGCAGTGGCCAAACATCGCGGCGACCCGTCTTGCTATCGTCCAGAATCGATATCTTGCCAGTGTCGGTTGCAATGCCCTTGGTATTGGCAATCCTAAAAACCTCGTGGGGACGTAGACCATAGGTGGCCAGCATCCCATAGACCCACTTCCAGCCAGGGTTAACGATTGCGGCCCAGATGACCTCTATCTCGCTATCGCTAGGCACATCATCGGGGCTTAGGGGCTTGGGCTCATACCGGCCTTTGACACCGCTGAAATCTACTGTTAGACCCGCAAACTTAGCAAGCTGCCTAAAGGCGATGCAATCATCGCGGCGGCCTTTGGTATTTATCTTGGAGCGCTGCTGTACATGGCTGAGCAGCAGTTCTTCAGTGAGAGGCTTATCAGGCAGAGACTCTAAACGCTCTTGGTAATTTGTGCGGTAGGTGCTGGGCTGGACCGTGGCAACCTTTACTGCTGCGTATTCTTTACCCCAGTCGGCTGCACTCTTACCATCTGGGCTGCCCCCGCCTTTCTCCCAGTCGGCCCAGGTGAAACGCTCCATATTCAGATCAGACTCTAGGCGCTGGGCCTTAGCCAGAGCTACTTTTATCCCGCTAGGGTTGGCAAACACCCCAAGGGCGATCGTGGTCTGCTTATTGCCCCTCCCCTCTCCAGGGCGCTTAGGGAGAGAACCCCGAAAGGCCAGCTTGCGGCCTCGGCGCACTATAGCGATCCGGCTGAGCCCCTGGTTAGCCTGCTCTATGCTGTCCATGACGGAAAATTGATCTAGTTTTGATCTAATCTTCCACGAAATTAAGGCATTTTTAGTACAAAAAGCTGCTCTAACTGCTGTCTATCTAGTGAGCAACCGAAAGGCCGAAAGCCTTGAAAGTCAACGGAGAGGGGGGGATTCGAACCCCCGTGAGGTTTGACCCTCAAACAGTTTTCGAGACTGCCGCATTCAACCACTCTGCCACCTCTCCAAAGGGGCCTCGCCATTTTAGCGCTGAATAGGGGTCACAGGCGACCCCAGCGCTGAAAAACCTGAGAAAACTGTGGACTGGCACGCGGCGGCGGCAGGCTGCCTGAAGCTGCGCTCTTTGCAGAGGTACCGCAATCCGGGAAGATGGAGGGACTCTCTTACGCCCCCGCCCCCTGACGACGACTAACAACTATGGTGCCTGGTCTGACTGACGATTCGCTGGCCGAGAAACTGATTGACTTGGCCCTACAGCGGGGAGCAGAAGCGGCAGAGGTGCTGCAATCGCGATCGCGATCGCGCCCCGTCTTCTTTGAAGCCAACCGCCTCAAACAGCTCGAAACCTCTGCGGCCCTGGGCACGGCCCTGCGCCTATGGGTCAACGGTCGGCCCGGACTGGCGGTGGCCTACGGCAATGTAGAACCCGACGCCATCATCGACAGAGCCCTGGCCATCAGCGCCCTCAATGACCCCGAAACCATTGACCTGGTGGAGGGCACCAGCCGCCACTACCCCGACATGGGCCAGGAGGTGGCAGTGGAGCAGCTGATCGAGTGGGGACAGGCCATGATCGATCGCATCCGCAGTGCCTACCCCGAGGTGATCTGCGGCGTCGATGTGGAGTGCGATGTGGAAACCACCCGCATTCTCAACACCCGAGGGCTCGACTGCCGCTACAGCGATGCCACCCTGAGCGGCTACCTGTCGGCGGACTGGGTGCGGGGGGACGACTTTTTGAGCGTCAGCGACGGCCAGACCCAGCGGGACAGCCTGGAGGTGGACAGGCTGAGCGACCAGGTACTGCAGCGGCTGGCCTGGGCCGAGCAATCCGCCGAGGTGCCGACGGGGCGCATGCCGGTAATTTTTACCGCCAAGGCCGCCGATATGATCTGGGGCACGCTGCAATCGGCCTTGAGCGGCAAACGGGTGGTGGAGCGATCGTCCCCCTGGAGCAGTGCCCTGGGGGAGCAGATGACCTCGGCCCAGATCACCCTGTGGCAAGACCCAGAGGCGGGGCCCTTTAGCTGCCCCTTTGACGACGAGGGCACCCCAACCCAGCGGCTGGTGTTTATCGACCGAGGGGTGGTGACGCTGTTTTACTGCGATCGCGCCGTGGGCCGCACCCTGGGGGCGGGCTCTACGGGCAACGGCTTTCGCCCTGGTTTGGGCAGCTACCCCACCCCCAGCCTCTACAACACCCTGGTGGATCCTGGGGTTAAATCCCTGGAGGCACTGATCGCCAGCCTCGACAATGGCCTGCTGGTGGATCAAATTTTGGGCGGTGGCCCCGGCATCTCCGGCGATTTTTCGGTGAATATTGACCTGGGCTACCGCATTCACCGGGGCGAGCTGGTGGGCCGCGTCAAAGACACCATGGTGGCGGGCAATATCTATACCGCCCTCAAAGACAACGTGGAACTGGGCCGCGACGGCGACTGGAATGGCTCCTGCTACACCCCATCGGTGCTGCTGGATGGCCTGTCGATTACGAGTGGCTAACGGGCTGGCACCGGGGGCAAACGTAGCAGCGTCTGCCGCCAATGGCGATCTTGGCGATCGCCGTGCCGCAGCGGTGGCAGGGCTGGCCCACTCGACCAAAGGCCCAGTGCCGATACTCGCGGCGGCGGTGGCCGCTGGCTTTGAGCTGGGCGGCCAGCCCCAGGTCGTTGGTAATGCCGCTGTGGCGGTACGACTGCTGGGGCAAAGCCAGGGCGGCCTCGGCAAAGGCGGCAATCTGCTCAGGGGTGCAGTCTACGGGGCGCTGGCTGGGGTGAATGCCCGCTACGTAGAGAATTTCGGTACGCAAATAGTTGCCAACGCCGCTCAGGAAGCCCTGATCGAGCAGCAGGGTGGCAAACTGGCGACGGCGAAAGGGGGCGCTCAGGGTGCGTTCAGCTACCTCCTCTGGAGTGAGGGTGGTATCGAGGGTATCTGGGCCCAGTTTGGCGATGTAGGGGTGGGTAGGCACCGCCTCAGCGCTCAGCACCTCAATATCTGAGGCGCTGTAGAGCAGCGCCCACCGGCTGGGGGTGTGCACCGCAAAGCGGAGCTGGCGGCGGGTGGCGGGGACGGCATCGGGTTTGCAGATCACCCAGATGCCGTAGAGCTGGTTGTGGCTGTAGACCCCTAGCCCGCTGTCGAAGCTGGTGACGATGGCCTTACCGTAGGGCTTGACCGCCGTCACCGTGCGGCCCACCAGGTCACCCTCGTAGGGCTTGAGGTGGTCAAAGGCAAAGAACACATCGGTGGCGATGTGACCCGCGATCGCCCGATGAATTTTATCGGCAGCACGGCGAATTTCGGGGCCTTCGGGCATGGGGTTACCGCTGGTAGCCCCAGAATTCCATCAGTTCGCGGGCGCGGGTGGCCCCCTCGGCATCGCCCTGGCGACCATAGAGAATGGCCGCCAGCTCCAGATTCGAGAGTGCCTGAGCCGTCAACCCCTGCCCGTGGAGGGCCAGCCCCAAGTTGTAGAACGCCGCCGGATCCTCAGGTAGGGCATCGACCACCTTGCGGTAGGAGAGCACCGCCTGCAAGTACTGCTCGCGCTCCAGCAGCAGTTCGCCCAGCAGGGCGTGGGCCGCCACCAGGTCGGGGTCTAGACGCACCGCCCGCAGCAGGTAGTCAAAGGCGGCCTCGCGATCGCCCTGCTGGTAGAGCACATAGCCCATTTGGTGCTGGGCATTGGCATTTTGAGGCTCTACCCGCAGCGCTTCGCGCAGGTTTTTGGCCGCCTCAGGGTAGTTTTCTTGTAGCAGGTAGATGTTGGCCACGCTGACGTGGAGATTGCCCCCGTTGGGGTTAGAGCGCAGCCCTTCGTTCAGGTAGGTGAGAGCCTGGCTGTAATTTTCTTGCTGAATGTACAGCGACCCCAGCGCCTCGTACACCTGGGCATTGCCGGGGGCGATGCGAACCAGGTTCTGGTAGGTAGCCAGCGCCCCATCGTAGTCACTGCGCTCAATTTGAATACCGCCAATCCCCAGGTGGGCATTGACCTCGCGGGGATTGGTGCTGAGAATGCCCTGGTAGGTGGTCAGCGCGTCGTCAAGCTGGCCGTTTTTGTACTGACTGTGGGCCAGGCCGTAGCGAAAGGCCAGGTTGTCGCCCTCCAGGGCGATCGCCCGCTGGTAGGCGGCGATCGCCTCGCCGTAATTCCCCTGCTGCACGTAGAGGTAGCCGATGCCCGAAAACAGCCGAGGGTTTTGGCGATCGATGGCGGCGGCCTGCTGATAGATGGCGATCGCCCCAGAGTAGTCGCGGGCCGTCACCCTCGTCTGCCCCTGGCGCAGCAGCTCATCGACCTGCTCTTGCTGGGCCGCGCTGAGGCCGTTGCTGCTCTGCGCCAGCCAGAGCGGCGCTGCGGGTTCGGGGGGGTGCCCCACCTCGCTGAGGGCCGGGGCCAGCGGCACCGGAGCAGCGGCCTGGGCCGTGGGGTTCACCGCCCAACTGCCCAGGAGCCCACACAAAATAGCGATCGCCGCAGAACTGCGTTTCACAGGAACTCTCCTTACTGGTCAAGCCAAATCGTTAAGGGTGCACTCCATATATTACAACTTGCCAACCGCTGTAAAGAATGGTCACCATCGCTTCGCCAGCTTTGGGGGATCCCGTAGGATTTAGGTATCAGGGTACACCAAAGCAGATCGAGCTATGCCCGATCTGGCCTTAACCCCGACGCAGAACAGCCCTGACCCGCTACACCAAACCGCTACACTCTGCCCATATCGATATCCCTAAGCCGCGAGGTGCCAGTCATGAAAGGTCTGAATCTCTCAGTATTTAGCTACTTTTTTGAGGGGCTAGTGCAGTATTTTGCCGAACCCATCGGCAGAATATTTGGCCCCGATGACGACAACTATCCCAACATTGGCGTTCAGCCCTTTGACGGCGATGCCTACGCCGAAACGGTTGAGACGCTCTAAAACTCTCCGTTCTTGCCCATTCTCCTGGATCAATGTCCTCCACTGTCTCAGTGGAGGACATTGACGTAACCCGAAGATAGACATTCCCAAAAACAGACGTTGCTGAACCAGCTGATTGTGGTCAAATACGAAATTTGTGGCGCTTTCTAGGTTTTTCTCGCTGAAGATCTAAGAGTTCGTCATATTCGGCCTGAAGCGCCTCTTTCTTTTCATTGACCAGTCGAAATAAATCTTGAGGGAAAGGCTCATTGAAATCCACCGGATCTTTGTCTGAGATGCCTACCTCTCGAAGGGCTTGGTAGACTGCAACGTGACGAATATACTGAAAAATTTGTTCACTCAGCTCTTTGGGAGCCCGTGCCAGATGTATTTTGCTTTCTAGCACTTCCAAAATTGCTCTATGGTTTGGCAAAACGAAGTGGGTCTCTAATCTTTTTCGAAGGTCAGGCGACAGTTGGGTTTCGCTGTCGAAAACCTGTCGCCAGATCAGGTTGTCTTTCTCAAGTCTTAAGTGTAAAGGCCAGTAAAATTCACTGAGCTGCTGTTCTAAAATCTCTAGCTTTTTGTCGCGGCGCAGTTTGGCCAACTCTTCCCGTCGCTCAATTAGCTTATCCCAAAAAGTTTTAGCTGCTATGCCAACCAACAACCACAGCAGGCTGAGCAGGAAGGCAAATAGCCGATTTTGCTGACCAAAAATGGTATCCAGTAGCGCCTGGTCTACTTCCACTAGAGGGCCAGCGGTAGCGACTGCCGAAAAACCCAAGCTCATATCTTTGCTTCACCCTTAGAAAAACGTGTCTACTGTCGGTTGAACTTAGCCCCCGCCGTCGCTGCCGTCCGGTGCATCGTCCCGGGGGAGCATCCCAGAGCTTTATTTTTGGCAGCCTGCCAAACATCTGGCACCGAAGAACGGAAGATTGCCAGATAGAGCTGGGGGATGGTTTAAAGCCGCCCATGGTCGGTTGAAAATGTAGGCTCCTGAGACGAGGTTTGGCCTAGGTTTCCCGAAATTGGGCTGTGGCTTGGCAGATTCCTAGGGCAATTTCGCCAGTTGGGCGGCGGCCTGGGCCATTTTGTCGACGCGGCTGTAGAGGGTGCCCAGGCCCGATTGGGCGATGACTTGTTTTGCCAGGTTCCCTGGGCGGGTGGGGTCGTCGGCCTAGATAGTGATGACCTTGGTGTGCAGCAGCAAGCTGAATCTGCCTGAGTGGGAATCGTACATACCAGTCGTGCCGTCAGACGCAAAGCACGAACGACGGTGGCAGCGCTCCATGAGCAACCGCCGGGTGCGGATCAAAAGTCTGTACGTGCCCCTGGTCCTGGCGGCCATCCATCGGTGGAAAGGGCGACGACTCTACCTGGTGCTGAATACGACGGTCTTGTGAAATCGCTACTGCATGATTCACCGTCAAGCACCGCAATGCTGCAGCTGACGAAATTGTGAATGGTTGCCAACTCTTGGTCGCTACAGCTGGAAAGGAGCACCTCCACCCAAGAGCTTAATTTTCTGGGGTTTGGCAGACGATATACTTTAGGCAACAAATGACAGTCCTTCATCGGGAGGTACTGGGCTGTTACCGGTGATATTCTCCTAAGTACCTTGCTGGGCAAGGATTTTGAGTCATCCTTAGGAAAATAGTCGAAGCCTTTATGGATAAGCATCTCAGGCGTTCATCACAGCTTTAGAAACCAATGTATTGGGGGAGCACTCAATGATTACCCTGCCTGGAGTTACTATCCACAGCAAAATTTATGAGAGCTTAGCTTCCTTGGTGTATCGGGGCATCAGAGAGCAAGATAGTTGTGCAGTGATTGCCAAAGTTCTCAAGCAGGATTATCCCTCTCCTCAGGAACTAACGCGCTATCGTCAGGAGTATGAAATAACTCGCTCTCTCAACATTGAAGGTGTAGTTAGGGCATACAGCCAACACGATCACCAGCGCACGCTGGTTATTCTTTTAGAAGACTTTGGTGGAGAGTCTTTAGAATACTGGATGCGGCAGCAATCAGATTTCTGCCCCATGCCTCTATCGGTTTTCTTGAATGTGGCGATCGCCATTACTGATACTCTAGGCAAAATCCATGCGGCTCATGTCATCCATAAAGACATTAATCCTGGCAATATTGTCTTCAATCAGAAAACTGGCGTTGTCAAAATCATTGATTTCGGCATTGCTACTCGCTTCAGTCGCACCAATCCCACCTTCAAAAGTCTCCATCTTCTAGAAGGAACCCCCGCCTACTTGTCGCCAGAGCAAACCGGGCGAATGAACCGGATGCTCGACTATCGCACTGATTTCTACTCACTGGGTGTAACCTTCTACGAGTTGTTGACGGGACAATTACCGTTTCCCAATAAAGATCTCCTGGAACTAGTCCACGGCCACATTGCCAGACCGCCAACTCCTCCATGCGAAGTTAGGGGTGGGGGGTGGGGGGTAGAGAGGGATGATTCATCATCGACCAGGCATACAATTCCTAAAGCAGTTTCCGACATTGTGATGAAACTGATGGCAAAGAATGCGGAGGATCGCTATCAAAGTGCCTGGGGCATCAAAGCAGATTTAGAACGCTGCGCTCAACAACTGGCAGAAATGGGTCACATAGAACCTATGCCATTGGGACTGCAAGATGTTTCCGAGCAGTTTCGCATTCCTCAAAAACTGTATGGCCGAGAAGCAGAGATCGAAGCATTATTGGTGGCGTTTGACAGCGTGACGGGGAATCGGGAATCGGGAATCGGGAACCGGGAAAAACACCCCACACCCCACACCTCTACACCTCACACCCCCACATCCCACACCCCACACACCACACCCCCATACAGCGAAATGATGCTGGTCTCCGGTTACGCTGGTGTTGGCAAAACGGCACTGGTACAGGAACTCTATCAACCGATCACAGCCAACCACGGCTATTTTATATCCGGGAAATTTGACCAATTCAGGCGCAATGTTCCCTACAGCGCTATTGCGGCTGCTCTGCAAAAGTTGGTGCAGCAACTCTTAGGAGAACCGGATGAGCAGGTGGAATTGTGGCGATCGCGTTTACTCAGCGCTTTAGGAAACAACGGGCAAATCATCATTGATGTCATCCCCGAAGTTGAGTTAATCATTGGCCAGCAGTCGCCTGTACCCGAAGTTGGAGCAACTGAGGCCCAGAATCGCTTCAATCTCACG encodes the following:
- a CDS encoding serine/threonine-protein kinase; translated protein: MITLPGVTIHSKIYESLASLVYRGIREQDSCAVIAKVLKQDYPSPQELTRYRQEYEITRSLNIEGVVRAYSQHDHQRTLVILLEDFGGESLEYWMRQQSDFCPMPLSVFLNVAIAITDTLGKIHAAHVIHKDINPGNIVFNQKTGVVKIIDFGIATRFSRTNPTFKSLHLLEGTPAYLSPEQTGRMNRMLDYRTDFYSLGVTFYELLTGQLPFPNKDLLELVHGHIARPPTPPCEVRGGGWGVERDDSSSTRHTIPKAVSDIVMKLMAKNAEDRYQSAWGIKADLERCAQQLAEMGHIEPMPLGLQDVSEQFRIPQKLYGREAEIEALLVAFDSVTGNRESGIGNREKHPTPHTSTPHTPTSHTPHTTPPYSEMMLVSGYAGVGKTALVQELYQPITANHGYFISGKFDQFRRNVPYSAIAAALQKLVQQLLGEPDEQVELWRSRLLSALGNNGQIIIDVIPEVELIIGQQSPVPEVGATEAQNRFNLTFQRFVRAFCAKEHPLVIFLDDLQWIDSATLKLIERILLDEQIQYLFLIGAYRDNKLTPTHPLVLMLERLRNQGAVLQEITLTPLTLEPLTQLVAETLHRNPDTVRSLAQVVLRKTEGNPFFVSEFLKLLHSENLLTFDTQQLSWQWNLTDIEAQDITANVVELLLRQLQKLPEEHSKFSRSRLVLGLSLI